In Candidatus Babeliales bacterium, the following proteins share a genomic window:
- a CDS encoding clostripain-related cysteine peptidase, with translation MLRKLLLLLIFLMTPIFLSAGTWNVFCYMDSSDDLNDMAIKNITEMIRAQPNENVTFLLQVHAYRDVALRYQITSDGLQFLQELTLSGKSAQDFIDAAQWAFAGKKTDHSMLICSNHGWGILDPFWNDQDKEWQLESYQDCESEATCSLPRSRRSCVNDHRLHKGFMFNDVAHTYLNNKDFVESLSFITEHILNGKKLDILGFDTCMGAMFEVGYQLAPFARYLVGSQSCSLRDGFNYFEIIKALNNKPEPKELATTMVHAFDDYYSKNDPSGIYTHAALDLSLADEVRISFDHVLQLLIDAHFIDLAAQACSESPTFCMWPMYTDFVTLCKIIESKLSKYSYAFPSIKKAMHEFYDTAQKFVIARCGGFSTNDLAHGFALYAPRAKVDASYYGTKFQQDSLWIKILEYAQNNPIN, from the coding sequence ATGCTCAGAAAATTATTGTTATTGCTCATTTTTTTGATGACACCAATTTTTCTCTCAGCCGGCACGTGGAATGTTTTTTGCTATATGGATTCAAGTGATGATCTAAACGATATGGCAATAAAAAATATCACCGAAATGATTCGCGCTCAGCCAAATGAAAACGTTACTTTTTTGCTCCAGGTTCATGCATATAGAGATGTAGCCCTTCGCTATCAAATTACAAGCGATGGACTGCAGTTTTTGCAAGAATTGACACTGAGCGGGAAAAGCGCCCAAGATTTTATCGATGCTGCGCAATGGGCTTTTGCGGGAAAAAAAACAGATCACTCGATGCTTATTTGTTCAAATCACGGCTGGGGAATTTTAGATCCATTCTGGAATGATCAAGATAAAGAATGGCAGCTGGAATCGTATCAAGATTGTGAAAGCGAAGCAACATGCAGCTTGCCGCGATCCAGAAGATCGTGCGTTAACGACCATCGCTTGCATAAAGGGTTTATGTTCAATGATGTGGCGCATACGTATCTAAATAATAAAGATTTCGTCGAAAGCTTATCTTTCATCACAGAACATATTTTAAACGGGAAGAAACTCGATATTCTCGGATTTGATACCTGCATGGGCGCTATGTTTGAAGTAGGCTATCAGCTGGCTCCATTCGCTCGCTATTTGGTTGGGAGCCAAAGTTGTTCGTTACGCGACGGCTTTAACTATTTTGAGATCATTAAAGCACTTAATAATAAACCAGAACCAAAAGAATTAGCGACTACGATGGTACATGCGTTTGATGATTATTATTCAAAAAATGATCCATCAGGAATTTATACGCATGCTGCACTCGATTTATCGTTAGCAGACGAGGTACGTATATCTTTTGATCATGTTCTTCAGCTTTTGATTGATGCACATTTTATTGATCTTGCTGCGCAAGCCTGCAGCGAAAGCCCAACATTCTGCATGTGGCCGATGTATACCGATTTTGTTACGCTCTGCAAAATTATAGAATCAAAACTATCCAAATACTCTTATGCATTTCCCTCAATTAAAAAGGCAATGCACGAATTCTATGACACGGCGCAAAAATTCGTCATCGCGCGTTGCGGCGGATTCTCAACCAACGATTTAGCTCATGGTTTTGCGCTCTATGCCCCACGCGCAAAAGTTGATGCTTCGTATTATGGTACAAAGTTCCAACAAGATTCGCTGTGGATTAAAATTTTGGAGTATGCACAAAATAATCCTATTAATTAG
- a CDS encoding SMC family ATPase translates to MIPLKLQLKNFLSYGPQLQTIDFAPYHLICLNGKNGHGKSALLDAITWAVWGQARKTSGTVKPDAQLMRLGQSHMLVIFEFQFNGQRYRIRREYAETAGKPYAALDFGIIDPQTDKIHSLTDKTIRLTQEKIESMLGLSFDSFVNTAFLRQGQSNEFSKKTPKERKDILASILNLNQYDQLRNAAFAKTKHAAADSHVIDQLHQRMTVQLEQEPLFLEQLSLVEHQMSELDTQALNVLQQMAQLDEIKKKLATAAQQLHIAQFNHDQSARETKEKTEQLQKLFSHWRLIHRHHRHMPDTSEIEKEYAAAAQRLVILQEQAQKRLTAQQEYLALREKTYRITQKNQQEIQTQLAMQQRAIDRVTSSIEHKNNNILIFEQQKKVLEEKNLELQKAHAAYEEQHAKIAHLLKNKEQLAQQFEKRKNYYHRWNAQFQIIHSELMQFEQKKLMTEDITNPSCPWCEQNLSAARKRFLRNKLDRNEYKIARRAGRLKAALAKLKQLLIDQHTQISQLQKNEQEFSTLELMQKTNDHDMQTCAHEQAALEAALQAAHKEISEHQKENAQLEEQRTILQNRLTTCVQEDPEYKEIIATMNDIEQEVKAMNYSEGDLEKAAQLAASAQKKLTDLRQLVHEASLQKERSQAISQLCAQIKLRRKEYALLQIQLEAHVHEKNELELALASENKIREQAATLQHEKERLLEQKGQLAHQLKTCAMLKKEMREQIEKKKELNTIIDEYHIIATAFGKEGIQALLIEDALPEIEYEANLLLAELTHNQAHIIIDSLRDLKKGGTKETLEIKISDPLGIRPYEMFSGGEAFRIDFALRIAISKLLARRAGTSLQTLIIDEGFGSQDEEGIAHIADALYKIQDHFAKIIIVSHLPSMKDNFPIHFLIEKGPHGSSITVHQQG, encoded by the coding sequence ATGATACCGCTCAAACTTCAGCTTAAAAATTTCCTCAGTTATGGCCCGCAATTACAAACAATCGATTTTGCTCCGTATCATTTAATTTGCCTCAATGGGAAAAATGGGCACGGCAAATCGGCGCTCCTTGATGCTATCACCTGGGCGGTTTGGGGCCAAGCGCGCAAAACTTCAGGCACCGTTAAACCTGATGCACAATTGATGCGCCTAGGGCAATCGCATATGCTGGTTATTTTTGAATTTCAATTTAACGGGCAACGGTATCGCATTCGGCGGGAATATGCAGAAACGGCAGGAAAGCCGTACGCAGCGCTCGATTTTGGCATCATTGATCCGCAAACCGATAAAATTCATTCATTAACCGATAAAACAATTCGGCTTACGCAAGAAAAAATCGAATCCATGCTCGGTCTTAGCTTTGATTCGTTTGTTAATACCGCATTCTTACGCCAAGGGCAATCGAATGAGTTTTCAAAAAAAACGCCCAAAGAGCGCAAGGATATTCTTGCTTCGATCTTAAATTTAAATCAGTACGATCAATTGAGAAATGCCGCGTTTGCAAAAACAAAACATGCGGCAGCAGATTCCCATGTTATCGATCAACTGCATCAGCGAATGACAGTTCAGCTTGAACAAGAACCGCTGTTTCTGGAACAACTTTCACTCGTTGAACATCAAATGAGCGAACTGGATACACAGGCATTAAACGTTTTACAGCAAATGGCACAATTAGACGAGATTAAAAAAAAGCTCGCTACCGCTGCGCAACAGCTGCACATCGCACAATTCAATCACGATCAATCTGCACGCGAAACAAAAGAAAAAACTGAGCAACTACAAAAATTATTTTCACATTGGCGCTTAATTCATCGCCATCATCGGCATATGCCCGATACTTCAGAGATTGAAAAAGAGTACGCTGCAGCTGCGCAGCGACTCGTAATTTTACAAGAGCAAGCGCAAAAACGATTAACTGCACAACAAGAATACTTAGCGCTTAGAGAAAAGACATATCGGATTACGCAAAAAAATCAGCAAGAGATACAAACACAGCTCGCGATGCAACAACGCGCCATAGATCGAGTAACTTCTTCTATTGAACATAAGAATAACAACATTCTTATTTTCGAACAGCAAAAAAAAGTGCTCGAAGAAAAAAATCTAGAACTTCAAAAAGCGCATGCTGCATATGAAGAACAACATGCAAAGATCGCACATCTATTAAAAAACAAAGAGCAACTTGCACAGCAATTTGAAAAAAGAAAAAATTATTATCATCGATGGAATGCACAGTTTCAAATTATTCACAGTGAGCTGATGCAGTTTGAACAAAAAAAATTAATGACCGAAGATATCACCAACCCCAGCTGCCCATGGTGCGAACAAAATTTATCTGCAGCGCGCAAACGTTTTTTAAGAAACAAACTCGATAGAAATGAATATAAAATAGCGCGCCGCGCTGGGCGTTTGAAAGCAGCACTGGCAAAATTAAAACAGTTACTGATAGATCAACATACGCAGATTTCTCAGCTGCAAAAAAATGAACAAGAATTTTCAACGCTGGAGCTGATGCAAAAAACTAATGATCACGATATGCAAACATGCGCGCATGAACAAGCAGCACTTGAAGCAGCTTTGCAAGCGGCGCACAAAGAAATTAGTGAGCATCAAAAAGAAAATGCGCAGTTAGAAGAACAACGCACGATCTTGCAGAATCGATTAACAACGTGCGTTCAAGAAGATCCTGAATATAAAGAGATTATCGCAACGATGAATGATATTGAGCAAGAAGTAAAAGCGATGAACTATAGCGAAGGAGATCTTGAAAAAGCAGCACAATTAGCCGCATCTGCACAAAAAAAATTAACCGATTTGCGACAATTGGTGCATGAGGCTTCATTGCAGAAAGAACGTTCCCAAGCAATTAGTCAGTTGTGCGCACAGATAAAACTCCGCAGGAAAGAATACGCTCTATTGCAAATCCAGCTTGAAGCACACGTACATGAAAAGAATGAACTTGAACTGGCGTTGGCTTCTGAAAATAAAATACGGGAGCAAGCGGCTACTCTTCAGCACGAAAAAGAGCGATTACTCGAACAAAAAGGCCAATTGGCTCATCAACTCAAAACGTGCGCTATGCTTAAAAAAGAAATGCGAGAACAAATAGAAAAGAAAAAAGAGCTCAATACCATTATTGATGAATATCACATAATCGCGACCGCTTTTGGCAAAGAGGGAATTCAAGCGCTCTTGATTGAAGATGCGCTGCCCGAAATTGAGTACGAAGCAAATCTGCTCTTAGCTGAATTAACGCACAATCAAGCGCATATTATTATCGACTCGTTGCGCGATTTAAAAAAAGGCGGCACGAAAGAAACGCTCGAAATAAAAATTTCCGATCCGCTCGGTATTCGGCCCTATGAAATGTTTTCGGGCGGTGAAGCGTTCCGCATCGATTTTGCTTTGCGCATTGCGATTTCAAAACTTCTTGCACGCCGCGCGGGCACTTCACTGCAAACGCTTATTATTGATGAAGGATTTGGTTCACAAGATGAAGAAGGGATTGCGCATATTGCCGATGCACTCTATAAAATTCAAGATCATTTTGCTAAAATTATCATCGTTTCGCATTTGCCATCAATGAAAGATAATTTCCCCATACATTTTTTAATCGAAAAAGGCCCTCATGGAAGTAGTATTACAGTACATCAACAAGGATAA